The following proteins are encoded in a genomic region of Haloarcula marina:
- a CDS encoding DUF1616 domain-containing protein produces MTRTDGDADSTPTADLVAVLAAVAVAALVVFSPLGEWRPLAVAVGVPFALVVPGYALVSAAFPRAGDVAPTASTRTSWVARLGLSAAGSVVAVAIVGWTLDFTVWGFQRSAVVAGLCLLTVAATALAWGRRRRLTDGRPAGADRRAVASRVRTVVAGEGVLGIALTLVVVVAAAAAVGVVADASTDRGDVTEFYVLGENDSGALTAGSVPSEMTVDRPTTVGIGVGAYGSNGFEGTVVGRLERVTVDGDAVTVEDSRELVSFPVAVDAGESTVTRHTVSPQRAGDRLRLTYRLYREGTDAPTRAVHVWVTVEPPA; encoded by the coding sequence GACACGGACCGACGGGGACGCCGACTCGACACCGACGGCCGACCTCGTCGCCGTCCTCGCGGCCGTCGCGGTGGCCGCGCTCGTCGTCTTCTCGCCGCTCGGCGAGTGGCGGCCGCTCGCCGTCGCCGTCGGCGTCCCCTTCGCGCTCGTCGTTCCGGGATACGCCCTCGTCTCGGCGGCGTTCCCCCGGGCGGGCGACGTTGCACCGACCGCGTCGACGCGCACCTCGTGGGTCGCTCGCCTCGGCCTGAGCGCCGCCGGGAGCGTCGTGGCCGTCGCTATCGTCGGATGGACCCTCGACTTCACCGTCTGGGGCTTCCAGCGGAGCGCCGTCGTCGCCGGTCTCTGTCTGCTGACGGTGGCGGCGACGGCCCTCGCGTGGGGTCGCCGCCGTCGGCTGACAGACGGTCGCCCGGCCGGGGCCGACCGCCGCGCCGTCGCGTCTCGCGTACGAACCGTCGTCGCTGGCGAGGGCGTCCTCGGCATCGCGCTGACGCTTGTCGTCGTCGTGGCCGCCGCGGCCGCCGTCGGCGTCGTCGCCGACGCCTCGACGGACCGCGGCGACGTAACGGAGTTCTACGTCCTCGGCGAGAACGACAGCGGCGCGCTCACGGCCGGGAGCGTCCCCAGTGAGATGACCGTCGACCGTCCGACGACGGTGGGTATCGGCGTCGGCGCGTACGGTTCGAACGGGTTCGAGGGAACCGTCGTCGGGCGACTCGAACGCGTGACCGTCGACGGCGACGCGGTCACCGTCGAAGACTCGCGCGAACTGGTGTCGTTTCCGGTGGCCGTCGACGCTGGCGAGTCGACGGTGACCCGCCACACCGTCAGTCCGCAGCGGGCGGGTGACCGACTTCGCCTCACCTACCGATTGTACCGAGAGGGGACCGACGCGCCGACCCGCGCCGTCCACGTCTGGGTGACCGTCGAGCCGCCCGCGTGA
- a CDS encoding glycosyltransferase family 2 protein has translation MTKTTNDVGSGTHLVELSVTTAGDGPVRVAVSDPVPESHALAEPDGGTESDSDGAAYTDGRLTVEHVVRPGEDTRLGYLLDGPDEELPDPTVERVERVERIASDADLLPATVRWVGTDGETRTLDVTDANAAGVDDAVPLVRRAAELDQLQNAAVGVVLTPGNEDAAYRTVLRATRRGHSVFVTYSGVDVADEALDTLASLGATVVDPPAGRQPQAALHRLLSQEAREYGHAGIVLQTRDCPRIDYERTAAAFERADYEVVAIPEEWGESTDAPTVMVAIPAYNAARSIGDVVERTLAFADEVVVIDDGSRDETAAAAREAGATVVVHDHNRGYGGALKTAFREAASRDAKHLVVIDADGQHDPADIPLLVEAQRQDAADIVIGSRYAEGSKTKIPFVRSLGLAVINNLTNVSLGNLRPSGWVRDTQSGYRAYSRRAVRSLAADPSIGNNMGASTDILYHAHRNRLSVGEVGTTITYDVEESSTQGSLSHGLDLVRNIVWTVEYGRPLLIVGIPGAVTTLLGVSLTLFFVAYYVETGALLAVQLGIAVLFAIGGLLLCTTALTMHVLNGHPTLKRLEQ, from the coding sequence GTGACGAAGACCACGAACGATGTCGGGTCGGGAACCCACCTCGTCGAGCTATCGGTGACGACGGCGGGCGACGGCCCGGTCCGCGTCGCCGTCTCGGACCCCGTCCCGGAGTCGCACGCGCTCGCGGAACCGGACGGCGGTACCGAGAGCGACAGCGACGGCGCGGCCTACACCGACGGCCGACTGACCGTCGAACACGTCGTCCGACCCGGCGAAGACACCAGGCTCGGCTACCTCCTCGACGGCCCCGACGAGGAACTTCCCGACCCGACCGTCGAGCGAGTCGAGCGAGTCGAGCGCATCGCCTCTGACGCCGACCTGCTCCCGGCGACGGTTCGGTGGGTCGGGACCGACGGCGAGACGCGGACGCTCGACGTGACCGACGCGAACGCAGCGGGCGTCGACGACGCTGTCCCGCTGGTCCGACGGGCCGCGGAACTCGACCAGTTGCAGAACGCCGCCGTCGGCGTGGTCCTCACGCCGGGCAACGAGGACGCGGCCTACCGGACCGTCCTCCGCGCGACCCGTCGGGGCCACTCGGTCTTCGTGACCTACAGCGGCGTGGACGTGGCCGACGAGGCTCTCGATACGCTCGCCTCGCTCGGTGCGACCGTCGTCGACCCGCCCGCGGGACGCCAGCCACAGGCGGCGCTCCACCGCCTGCTGTCACAGGAGGCGCGAGAGTACGGCCACGCGGGTATCGTCCTCCAGACGCGGGACTGCCCACGTATCGACTACGAGCGGACCGCCGCCGCGTTCGAGCGGGCCGACTACGAGGTGGTCGCTATCCCCGAGGAATGGGGCGAATCGACGGACGCGCCGACGGTCATGGTGGCGATACCGGCGTACAACGCCGCGCGGAGCATCGGCGACGTAGTCGAGCGAACCCTCGCTTTCGCGGACGAAGTCGTGGTCATCGACGACGGAAGTCGCGACGAGACGGCCGCCGCCGCCCGCGAGGCGGGTGCCACTGTCGTCGTCCACGACCACAACCGCGGCTACGGCGGCGCGCTCAAGACGGCGTTCCGCGAGGCGGCCTCGCGCGACGCGAAACACCTCGTCGTCATCGACGCCGACGGCCAACACGACCCGGCGGACATCCCGTTGCTCGTGGAGGCCCAGCGTCAGGACGCCGCCGACATCGTCATCGGGAGCCGATACGCCGAGGGGTCGAAGACGAAGATACCGTTCGTCCGGTCGCTCGGCCTCGCAGTCATCAACAACCTGACCAACGTCAGCCTCGGCAACCTCCGGCCGAGCGGGTGGGTCCGGGACACGCAGAGCGGGTACCGGGCGTACAGTCGCCGGGCCGTCCGCTCGCTCGCCGCCGACCCGAGCATCGGGAACAACATGGGTGCGAGCACGGACATCCTCTATCACGCCCACCGCAACCGACTCAGCGTCGGCGAGGTGGGGACGACCATCACCTACGACGTCGAAGAGTCGAGCACGCAGGGGTCGCTCTCGCACGGCCTCGACCTCGTTCGGAACATCGTCTGGACCGTCGAGTACGGCCGCCCGCTGCTCATCGTCGGTATCCCAGGGGCCGTCACCACCCTCCTCGGCGTGAGCCTCACGCTCTTTTTCGTCGCGTACTACGTCGAGACGGGGGCGCTGTTGGCGGTCCAACTCGGCATCGCCGTCCTGTTCGCCATCGGCGGACTGCTCCTCTGTACCACGGCGCTGACGATGCACGTCCTGAACGGCCACCCGACGCTCAAGCGACTGGAACAGTGA